Proteins found in one Pseudomonas mosselii genomic segment:
- a CDS encoding ABC transporter permease subunit, which produces MDGIFLQQLVNGLTLGSVYGLIAIGYTMVYGIIGMINFAHGEVYMISAYLAAISLALLAYFGIESFPLLMLGTLLFTIVVTGVYGFTIERIAYKPLRNSTRLAPLISAIGISLILQNYAQISQGARQQGVPTLLEGAMRIEVGTGFVQLTYTKIFILVAAFVGMALLTYVIKYTKLGRMCRATQQDRKMASILGINTDRVISYVFVIGAVMAALAGVLITMNYGTFDFYAGFIIGIKAFTAAVLGGIGSLPGAMLGGIILGISESLFSGLINSDYKDVFSFSLLVMILIFRPQGLLGRPLVAKV; this is translated from the coding sequence ATGGATGGTATTTTCCTGCAGCAACTGGTCAACGGCCTGACCCTCGGGTCGGTCTACGGCCTGATCGCCATCGGCTACACAATGGTCTATGGCATCATTGGCATGATCAACTTCGCGCACGGCGAGGTGTACATGATCTCCGCGTACCTCGCGGCGATCAGCCTGGCATTGCTGGCCTACTTTGGTATCGAGTCGTTTCCGCTGCTGATGCTGGGCACCCTGTTGTTCACCATCGTCGTCACCGGCGTCTATGGCTTCACCATCGAACGCATCGCCTACAAGCCTCTGCGCAACTCCACCCGCCTGGCTCCGCTGATCAGCGCCATCGGCATCTCGCTGATCCTGCAGAACTACGCGCAGATCAGCCAGGGCGCCCGCCAGCAAGGCGTGCCGACCCTGCTCGAAGGCGCCATGCGCATCGAAGTGGGCACCGGCTTCGTGCAACTGACCTACACCAAGATCTTCATCCTGGTGGCCGCCTTCGTTGGCATGGCGCTGCTCACCTACGTCATCAAGTACACCAAGCTCGGGCGCATGTGCCGAGCGACGCAGCAGGATCGCAAGATGGCTTCGATCCTGGGCATCAACACCGACCGGGTGATCTCCTACGTGTTCGTCATCGGCGCGGTGATGGCCGCGCTGGCCGGCGTGCTGATCACCATGAACTACGGCACCTTCGACTTCTACGCCGGCTTCATCATCGGCATCAAGGCCTTCACCGCCGCTGTGCTCGGCGGTATCGGCTCGCTGCCGGGGGCGATGCTCGGCGGCATTATCCTGGGGATCTCAGAATCGTTGTTCTCCGGCCTGATCAACTCCGACTACAAGGACGTGTTCAGCTTCTCGCTGCTGGTGATGATCCTCATCTTCCGTCCCCAAGGCCTGCTGGGTCGCCCGCTCGTGGCTAAGGTGTGA
- the livM gene encoding high-affinity branched-chain amino acid ABC transporter permease LivM has product MSAANSASVAQTKGFDLKRSLLETIVAGLLALIVFGPVVGVVLDGYSFNAEPARVAWLVGGVMAGRFILSLFLQTPTGQRMLQGFDSGGSGVHVLAPDYKSRLRYIIPALIVIAIVFPVFANKYLLTVVILGLIYVLLGLGLNIVVGLAGLLDLGYVAFYAIGAYGLALGYQYLGLGFWSVLPLAAIAAALAGCILGFPVLRMHGDYLAIVTLGFGEIIRLVLNNWLSFTGGPNGMPAPSPTFLGLEFGRRAKDGGVPIHEFFGFDYNPNLKFVFIYAVLFLVVLAVLYIKHRLTRMPVGRAWEALREDEIACRSMGLNHVLVKLSAFTLGASTAGLAGVFFATYQGFVNPSSFTFFESALILAIVVLGGMGSTVGVVIAAFVLTVAPELLRSFSEYRVLLFGVLMVLMMIWRPRGLIRISRTGVVPRKGVAP; this is encoded by the coding sequence ATGTCCGCTGCCAATTCTGCCTCTGTTGCCCAAACCAAAGGTTTCGACCTCAAACGCAGCCTGCTGGAGACGATCGTCGCCGGTCTGCTGGCCCTCATCGTCTTCGGTCCGGTCGTCGGCGTGGTACTTGACGGCTACAGCTTCAACGCCGAACCGGCCCGCGTGGCCTGGCTGGTCGGCGGTGTGATGGCCGGGCGTTTCATCCTCAGCTTATTCCTGCAGACACCGACCGGCCAGCGCATGCTCCAGGGCTTCGATAGCGGTGGTTCGGGCGTGCATGTACTGGCGCCGGACTACAAGTCGCGGCTGCGCTACATCATCCCGGCGCTGATCGTCATCGCCATCGTGTTCCCGGTGTTCGCCAACAAGTACTTGCTGACCGTGGTCATCCTCGGCCTGATATACGTGCTGCTGGGCCTGGGCCTTAACATCGTGGTGGGCCTGGCGGGCCTGCTCGACCTGGGCTACGTGGCGTTCTACGCCATCGGCGCCTATGGCCTGGCCCTCGGCTACCAGTACCTGGGCCTGGGCTTCTGGAGCGTGCTGCCGCTGGCGGCGATCGCCGCGGCGCTGGCGGGGTGCATCCTCGGGTTCCCGGTGTTGCGCATGCACGGCGATTACCTGGCCATTGTCACCCTGGGCTTCGGCGAGATCATTCGCCTGGTGCTGAACAACTGGCTGTCGTTCACCGGCGGCCCGAATGGCATGCCGGCGCCGTCGCCGACCTTCCTGGGGCTGGAGTTCGGCCGCCGGGCCAAGGATGGCGGAGTGCCGATCCATGAGTTCTTTGGCTTCGATTACAACCCCAACCTGAAGTTCGTGTTCATCTACGCCGTGCTGTTCCTGGTGGTGCTGGCGGTGCTGTACATCAAGCACCGGCTGACTCGCATGCCGGTGGGCCGCGCCTGGGAAGCCCTGCGCGAGGACGAGATCGCCTGCCGTTCCATGGGCCTGAACCACGTGCTGGTCAAGCTCTCGGCGTTCACCCTGGGCGCCTCCACCGCTGGTTTGGCCGGGGTGTTCTTCGCCACCTACCAGGGCTTCGTCAACCCATCGTCGTTCACCTTCTTCGAGTCGGCACTGATCCTCGCCATCGTCGTGCTCGGCGGCATGGGCTCGACCGTGGGCGTGGTGATCGCCGCGTTCGTGCTGACCGTGGCCCCGGAGCTGCTGCGCAGTTTCTCCGAGTACCGGGTGCTGCTGTTCGGCGTGCTGATGGTGCTGATGATGATCTGGCGACCGCGGGGGCTGATCCGCATCAGCCGTACCGGTGTGGTCCCGCGTAAAGGAGTGGCGCCATGA
- a CDS encoding ABC transporter ATP-binding protein — MSDEIILSVDNLMMQFGGIKALSDVSLKVKRNQIFALIGPNGAGKTTVFNCLTGFYKASGGRIELNVRGSHTNVIQLLGERFQAADFVSPARLANRLYYKMFGGTHLVNRAGLARTFQNIRLFKEMSVVENLLVAQHMWVNRNLLAGVLNTPGYRKAESDALDHAFYWLEVVDLIDCANRLAGELSYGQQRRLEIARAMCTRPKIICLDEPAAGLNPQETEALSRMIRVLRDEHDITVVLIEHDMGMVMSISDHIVVLDHGNVIAEGTPQDIRHNPTVIAAYLGADEEELI; from the coding sequence ATGAGCGACGAAATCATTCTGTCGGTCGACAACCTGATGATGCAGTTCGGCGGGATCAAGGCGCTCAGCGATGTCAGCCTGAAGGTCAAGCGCAACCAGATCTTCGCCCTGATCGGCCCCAACGGCGCCGGCAAGACCACCGTGTTCAACTGCCTCACCGGCTTCTACAAGGCCAGCGGCGGACGTATCGAGCTGAACGTGCGCGGCAGCCACACCAATGTCATCCAACTGCTCGGCGAGCGCTTCCAGGCGGCGGACTTCGTCTCGCCGGCGCGCCTCGCCAACCGCCTGTACTACAAGATGTTCGGCGGTACCCACCTGGTCAACCGCGCAGGTCTTGCACGGACCTTCCAGAACATTCGCCTGTTCAAGGAAATGTCGGTGGTGGAAAACCTGCTGGTGGCCCAGCACATGTGGGTCAACCGCAACCTGCTGGCCGGCGTGCTCAATACCCCGGGTTACCGCAAGGCCGAGAGCGACGCGCTGGACCATGCGTTCTACTGGCTGGAGGTGGTCGACCTGATCGATTGCGCCAACCGCCTGGCTGGCGAGCTGTCATACGGCCAGCAGCGCCGCCTGGAAATCGCCCGGGCCATGTGCACGCGGCCGAAGATCATCTGCTTGGACGAGCCGGCCGCCGGCCTCAACCCGCAGGAGACCGAGGCCCTGAGCCGCATGATCCGCGTGCTGCGCGATGAGCACGACATCACCGTGGTGCTGATCGAGCACGACATGGGCATGGTCATGAGCATCTCCGATCATATCGTCGTGCTCGACCACGGCAACGTGATCGCCGAAGGCACGCCGCAGGACATCCGCCACAACCCGACGGTGATCGCCGCCTACCTGGGTGCAGATGAAGAGGAGCTGATATGA